In Geobacter anodireducens, a genomic segment contains:
- a CDS encoding disulfide oxidoreductase, with product MKPTEMFNTFKAAPIQTIAGWQDKRFLWILMAAVSLFMVILAHSVFQIWLYMRPCEQCVYIRFAFFCMAFGGIIAAIYPKNIGLKLVGYALAFWGTIQGIGYSLKLNKIHEAAHSDNPFGVQGCNPEPTFPFHLPLDKWFPEWFKPTGDCGYDNPIIPDGVVLSNLQKTITDFYQDGWYLWPPSHFMNMAQACLITFGICLLVLAVAAACWLLTLWRKHKTHEVSPHNYSTQAR from the coding sequence GTGAAGCCCACGGAAATGTTTAACACATTCAAGGCCGCCCCGATACAAACGATAGCCGGCTGGCAGGACAAGCGGTTTCTGTGGATCCTGATGGCCGCAGTGAGTCTGTTCATGGTCATTCTGGCCCACTCGGTGTTTCAGATCTGGCTCTACATGAGGCCGTGCGAGCAGTGCGTGTACATCCGGTTCGCCTTCTTCTGCATGGCATTCGGCGGGATCATCGCGGCGATCTACCCCAAAAACATCGGCCTCAAGCTGGTGGGATACGCGCTGGCCTTCTGGGGGACCATCCAGGGGATCGGCTACAGCCTCAAGCTCAACAAGATCCACGAGGCAGCCCACAGCGACAACCCCTTTGGCGTGCAGGGATGCAATCCCGAGCCGACCTTCCCGTTTCACCTGCCGCTGGACAAGTGGTTCCCCGAATGGTTCAAGCCGACCGGCGACTGCGGCTACGACAACCCGATCATCCCTGACGGCGTTGTGCTGAGCAACCTGCAGAAAACAATCACCGACTTCTACCAGGATGGCTGGTACCTGTGGCCGCCCTCGCATTTCATGAACATGGCGCAGGCCTGCCTGATCACCTTCGGCATCTGCCTGCTGGTGCTCGCCGTTGCCGCTGCATGCTGGCTGCTTACCCTGTGGCGCAAGCACAAGACCCACGAAGTATCGCCGCATAACTATTCAACCCAAGCACGATGA
- a CDS encoding thiol:disulfide interchange protein, translating into MYGNIAKKLVKSLALVAFMASTCFAFSEGSDYVTLKKPIPNAKNTLIKVFSYDCPFCYKYDKQVTPKVVPRLPADLQFRPFHLKTKGKYGPQGSELFAVLLVRDQKNGLKDKDLYSEKSLLKKAKMAYYNAYHDKKERWDAGPDAYLQTGLNAVGMTRAEFDKEKNDPKVKALLKEWDASYEVAKIQGVPAFVVNGKYLIMTKSITSVDSMLQLINELKSK; encoded by the coding sequence ATGTACGGGAACATAGCGAAAAAACTGGTCAAAAGTCTCGCTCTCGTTGCGTTTATGGCCAGCACCTGTTTTGCCTTCAGCGAAGGGAGCGACTACGTCACGCTGAAAAAGCCGATTCCCAACGCGAAGAACACCCTGATCAAGGTTTTCAGCTACGACTGCCCCTTCTGCTACAAGTATGACAAGCAGGTGACCCCCAAGGTGGTGCCCCGGTTGCCGGCTGATCTTCAATTCAGGCCGTTTCACCTTAAGACAAAGGGCAAGTATGGCCCGCAAGGAAGCGAACTGTTTGCCGTCCTGCTGGTCAGGGATCAGAAGAACGGGCTGAAGGACAAAGACCTTTACAGCGAGAAGTCGCTCCTGAAAAAGGCCAAGATGGCCTACTACAACGCCTACCATGACAAGAAGGAGCGCTGGGACGCGGGGCCTGACGCCTACCTGCAGACGGGCCTCAATGCGGTGGGCATGACCAGAGCCGAATTCGACAAAGAGAAGAACGACCCCAAGGTCAAGGCGCTGCTGAAGGAGTGGGACGCCTCCTATGAAGTCGCCAAGATCCAGGGTGTGCCCGCATTCGTCGTCAACGGCAAGTATCTGATCATGACCAAATCGATCACCTCCGTCGATTCCATGCTGCAGCTCATCAACGAACTCAAGAGCAAATAA